One stretch of Plasmodium vivax chromosome 8, whole genome shotgun sequence DNA includes these proteins:
- a CDS encoding hypothetical protein, conserved (encoded by transcript PVX_095415A) — MQRAERYIKGKEDDVLERREQQKKKKVAEKLKGQEDAFTDKFLNLGMYDVLKHVYEGGLYADSRSLVEAVCRWMRRAYTGGAERSAEREAEKSSPGVDNSPPVGSSPPVGTSPRVDYLVEKDLADSYSPDGGEKVAHHFHLDPPGEKKGSAQMEPLKLYNKKNLKKYFFSLNGGNILKQLVSEGEDEVLDPTEGGGSPQKGDLSKGDLAKRQLNERVKTVLSSNSILSCDYETYVDGERYMQSNVTVEFNLYDTFSDRVVLNNQNTNSTMLEFPLMYSHQIVQKCILTMKKLEKAIFYINNSFLFGLFSPREEEPMSEEDRRVYDVITNESWVKMEIYLCNIYRMDEKWLGITPETFADEASASSFLQAYSGGGNLVCQPGGGAVGGSPSTSDEKRPGTADEEQPSTLNGEKPAALGEDPPATPNEDAAAANATATAATAATTERRAEIARRREEYESKKDIAAKSQLLMEKLENEMKYNPNHYMWRDLYPQLDERGRERTEKYFKNFQKEMSENKCSRGYTDNIKKKQQLKGYDIGEKIEGRAKHYVWQETIHSFVLYFPLRPYVNKGDITIDIDSSFFFLSIRGHTIVKDFFIKPVNAADSIWSLTDREDDVVGGRVSTHKRREETTPDEFPLLEISHAEDSEVHKMMKRRYCLVYNIYKDNNHRYMWGSIFKAS, encoded by the coding sequence ATGCAACGGGCGGAGAGGTACATCAAGGGGAAGGAGGATGACGTGCTGGAGAGGAGGGAacagcagaagaagaaaaaggtggCCGAGAAGTTAAAGGGGCAGGAGGACGCCTTCACGGATAAGTTCCTGAACCTTGGCATGTATGACGTGTTGAAGCACGTGTACGAGGGGGGTCTGTACGCGGACTCGAGGAGCTTGGTGGAGGCCGTCTGTCGTTGGATGCGCAGGGCCTACACGGGGGGGGCGGAGAGGTCAGCGGAGAGGGAAGCGGAGAAGAGTTCACCCGGTGTGGACAACTCACCCCCTGTGGGCAGCTCACCCCCTGTGGGCACTTCACCCCGCGTGGACTACCTCGTGGAGAAGGACCTCGCGGACAGCTACAGCCcagacgggggggaaaaagtcGCCCACCACTTCCACTTGGACCCCccaggggagaaaaagggaagtgcGCAGATGGAGCCTCTAAAACtgtacaacaaaaaaaatttgaaaaaatattttttctctctgaATGGAGGCAACATTCTGAAGCAGCTGGTGAGTGAAGGGGAGGATGAAGTTCTGGACCCTACGGAGGGGGGCGGGTCTCCCCAAAAAGGGGACCTCTCAAAAGGGGACCTCGCAAAAAGGCAATTAAACGAACGAGTAAAAACGGTCTTATCATCCAACAGCATCCTCAGCTGCGATTACGAAACCTACGTCGATGGGGAGAGGTACATGCAGTCCAACGTCACCGTAGAATTTAACCTATATGATACGTTCAGCGACCGAGTGGTCTTAAATAACCAAAATACCAACTCGACCATGCTGGAGTTCCCCCTGATGTACAGCCACCAGATTGTGCAGAAATGCATTCTGACGATGAAAAAGCTAGAGaaggcaattttttacattaacaaTAGCTTTTTGTTTggtcttttttcccctcgagAGGAGGAACCCATGAGTGAGGAGGACAGACGTGTGTACGATGTGATTACTAACGAAAGTTGGGTGAAGATGGAAATCTACCTCTGCAACATTTACAGGATGGATGAGAAGTGGCTGGGCATCACTCCGGAGACGTTCGCCGACGAGGCCAGCGCGAGCAGCTTTCTGCAGGCCTACTCGGGGGGGGGCAACTTGGTTTGCCagccgggggggggagcggtagGAGGGTCGCCCTCCACATCGGATGAGAAGCGGCCTGGCACAGCGGATGAAGAACAACCTTCCACACTGAACGGGGAGAAGCCTGCCGCATTAGGTGAAGACCCCCCTGCCACGCCCAACGAAGATGCCGCCGCCGCTAACGCGACCGCGACCGCTGCTACCGCCGCTACCACCGAGCGCCGGGCGGAAATAGCGCGACGGCGGGAGGAATACGAGTCGAAGAAGGACATCGCCGCAAAGAGCCAGTTGCTGATGGAGAAGCtggaaaacgaaatgaagtaCAACCCTAACCACTACATGTGGAGGGACCTGTACCCCCAGCTGGACGAGCGAGGGAGGGAGCGAACAGAAAAATACTTCAAAAACTTCCAAAAGGAAATGAGCGAAAATAAATGTAGCCGCGGGTACACAGATAACATCAAAAAGAAGCAGCAGTTAAAAGGCTACGACATCGGGGAGAAGATAGAGGGAAGGGCAAAGCATTACGTTTGGCAGGAGACGATTCACTCCTTCGTTTTGTATTTCCCATTACGTCCATATGTTAACAAAGGGGATATCACCATCGACATTGatagctctttttttttcctttcaatACGAGGGCATACCATTGTGAAGGATTTTTTCATCAAACCGGTTAATGCTGCCGACTCAATTTGGTCCCTCACCGATCGGGAGGACGACGTGGTAGGTGGCAGAGTCTCCACGCACAAGAGACGCGAAGAAACAACCCCAGACGAATTCCCCCTGCTGGAAATCTCCCACGCGGAGGACTCGGAGGTCCACAAGATGATGAAGCGGAGGTACTGCCTCGTCTATAACATTTACAAGGACAATAACCACAGGTACATGTGGGGCTCCATATTTAAGGCGTCCTGA
- a CDS encoding inorganic pyrophosphatase, putative (encoded by transcript PVX_095420A), with protein MSSAVIKPSNGEIPKKKEGEEEEVKNEYHVETNKELQVNLNFHNNNIISNIFSNLSLFDYVTNIFTVNKKTYMLKYCNKLNEDNFYISYFQKVDDKFVQISPWHDIDLVNEDGTYNMVVEITKYNYIKLEIQLTESFNVIKQDTKKGKLRYYHNSIYWNYGALPRTYEYPKHIYSCQTGDNQDLFFTGDDDPLDVVDVGQNSLKMGQIVPVKVLGAFTLIDEGQLDWKIIAINKHDKHFDDVNSLEDVEKYYPHTLNLLLEWFRSYKMAESKKLNIISKKLHTKEESEGLIKKTQEYYCEFLRDVKKFEYDQTSQSTCGLSTKQHSGSSDLSLSTLPKKSQEDSLYNSLLQDISISYHMADPTYRPNEHIWIH; from the exons atgagcagCGCAGTGATCAAGCCAAGTAATGGTGAAATAccaaagaagaaggagggggaggaggaggaagtgaAGAACGAGTACCACGTAGAGACAAACAAAGAGCTACAAGTAAACTTAAACTTCCACAATAACAACATCatatcaaatatattttcaaatttgagtCTTTTCGATTACGTAACAAACATCTTCACGGTTAATAAGAAGACgtatatgttaaaatattgCAATAAGCTAAATGAGgacaatttttacatttcgtattttcaaaaagtggATGACAAATTTGTGCAGATATCCCCATGGCATGACATCGATTTGGTGAATGAAGACGGCACGTACAATATGGTGGTCGAAATTACAAAGTACAATTATATAAAGCTGGAAATCCAGTTGACCGAAAGTTTTAATGTTATTAAGCAGGACACGAAGAAGGGCAAGCTGCGCTATTACCATAATTCCATTTATTGGAACTATGGCGCCTTGCCGCGCACGTACGAGTACCCCAAGCACATTTACAGCTGCCAGACGGGGGACAACCAGGACTTGTTCTTCACGGGGGACGACGACCCCCTGGACGTGGTGGACGTGGGCCAGAACAGCCTCAAAATGGGGCAGATCGTCCCAGTCAAG GTCCTCGGGGCGTTCACCCTCATCGACGAGGGACAGCTGGACTGGAAGATCATCGCCATCAAT aagCACGACAAACACTTCGACGACGTGAACTCCCTGGAAGACGTGGAGAAGTACTACCCCCACACGCTGAACCTGCTCCTGGAGTGGTTCCGCTCGTACAAAATGGCCGAATcgaaaaagttaaatataaTCTCGAAGAAGTTGCATACTAAGGAGGAGAGCGAGGGGTTGATTAAGAAGACGCAAGAATACTACTGTGAGTTCCTGCGGGATGTGAAGAAGTTTGAATATGACCAGACGAGCCAAAGCACCTGTGGACTTAGCACGAAGCAGCATTCAGGCAGTAGCGACCTCAGCTTGAGCACCCTTCCGAAGAAGTCGCAGGAGGATTCTCTCTACAACAGCCTTCTGCAGGACATTAGCATTTCGTACCACATGGCCGACCCGACGTACAGGCCGAACGAGCACATTTGGATCCACTGA